TGTCCGGAAACCGCGAAACTTGAACTGAGAAAAGAGGGCGAAAAGTACTTCTATGACGTGCGCGAGCATTTTAACGAGAGCCACGATCCGCTTGATCTGCTTTTTCTCAACCGTTCGTGCTTCAACGGGGTGATGCGGTTCAACGGCAAGGGACGCTACAATGTCCCGTTCGGGAAGAAAACTGAGCGGTTTCGACAAGCCCACGTTACGAAGATCGTGAATCAGGTCCGGTGGTTGCAGTCCGTCCTGAAGTGCAACCGCTGGCAGCTAAAATGCTGCGATTGGCGAGAGTCGTTGGCGGAGGCGCGTGCCGGTGATTTCGTCTATCTTGACCCGCCGTACATCGGGCGGCACGCCGACTATTTCAATCGCTGGTCTGATGCTGATGCCGTCGCCCTGGCTCAGACGTGTTCTCGCCTGCCGTGTGGTTTCGCCCTCTCCATGTGGCAGGAAAACCGGTACCGAAAGAACTCGCACATCGACGAGTTTTGGAGCGGTACAACTGTGCGGACCTACCAGCATTTTTACCACATCGGACCAACAGAGTCGCTTCGCAACTCCATGATCGAGGCACTGGTAATCCGCGAAGGCTTCGCCGCCCCAGAATCATCGGAGGCTGCGGAAGATGGCGGCCGGCGACAGGGAAGTGTGCAAACCAGCCTTTTCTGATACCATACTCAGCTTTCATTCAAATCGACCTTGGCAGATACGATCATGCGAACGGACGAGCTCCGCGAAAAATACCTGAGTTTCTTCGAGTCGAAAGGCTGCACGCGGCGGCCGAGCGACGTGCTGGTGCCGCGCGGGGACCCCTCGGTGCTGTTTACGCCCGCCGGCATGAACCAGTTCAAAGACCACTTCCTCGGCAAGTGCAAGCTGGACTTCACGCGGGCCACCACCTGCCAAAAATGCCTCCGCACCGGCGACATCGACAACGTCGGCCGCACGGCCTATCACCACACGTTTTTCGAGATGCTGGGCAATTTCAGCTTCGGCGACTATTTCAAGCGCGAGGCGATCAACTGGGGCTGG
Above is a genomic segment from Pirellulales bacterium containing:
- a CDS encoding Dam family site-specific DNA-(adenine-N6)-methyltransferase; this encodes CPETAKLELRKEGEKYFYDVREHFNESHDPLDLLFLNRSCFNGVMRFNGKGRYNVPFGKKTERFRQAHVTKIVNQVRWLQSVLKCNRWQLKCCDWRESLAEARAGDFVYLDPPYIGRHADYFNRWSDADAVALAQTCSRLPCGFALSMWQENRYRKNSHIDEFWSGTTVRTYQHFYHIGPTESLRNSMIEALVIREGFAAPESSEAAEDGGRRQGSVQTSLF